The Triticum aestivum cultivar Chinese Spring chromosome 7B, IWGSC CS RefSeq v2.1, whole genome shotgun sequence genome window below encodes:
- the LOC123161205 gene encoding hydroquinone glucosyltransferase produces MAAAPHVVILTSSGLGHVLPASELAKRLAVHHGFTVTIVTYASLSSPDHSSPLASLPPGVSVTALPEVSIDDLPADAHLVTRILTVISRAMPQLRDLLRSLLDSPAGITAFVTDMLCPAALTVSKEMGLPGYVFYTSSLMSLLSFLYIPELARTTTCECRDLPEPVVLPGCVPVHGADLLEPLQNRSDPVYQLMIDLGRNYVLAEGFILNTMDALEHETLLAFKELSDKGVYPPAYAVGPFTRQRCPDSDEAKHSCLRWLDNQPDGSVLYVSFGSGGTLSTAQTDELAAGLEASRQRFLWVVHHPNEKDSSAAYLGTAATDADPLSYLPEGFVERMSGIGLLVPLWAPQVEILNHVAVGGFMSHCGWNSTLESVAAGVPMVARPLYAEQRLNAAMLSSERVGVALWERPSLGKDGAVVPWEEVAVLVKELMEGKKGAAARKKAGHLQDEAEIASAPGGPQDRALAIVADMVSLHRRSHTE; encoded by the coding sequence ATGGCAGCGGCGCCGCACGTCGTCATCCTCACGAGCTCCGGCTTGGGCCACGTCCTCCCGGCGTCCGAGCTGGCGAAGCGCCTCGCCGTGCACCACGGCTTCACTGTCACAATCGTCACTTACGCCAGCCTGTCCTCGCCCGACCACTCCTCGCCGCTCGCTTCCCTACCGCCGGGTGTCTCGGTCACGGCGCTGCCGGAGGTGTCCATCGACGACCTTCCTGCCGACGCGCACTTGGTGACTCGCATCCTCACGGTCATCAGCCGCGCCATGCCCCAGCTACGCGACCTACTGCGCTCTCTCCTCGACTCCCCGGCGGGGATCACCGCCTTTGTGACCGACATGCTCTGCCCCGCGGCACTCACCGTCAGCAAGGAGATGGGTCTGCCTGGGTACGTCTTCTACACCTCCAGCCTCATGTCGCTGTTATCGTTTCTCTACATCCCGGAGCTTGCCAGGACCACCACCTGCGAGTGCCGCGACCTCCCGGAACCCGTGGTGCTCCCGGGCTGCGTGCCTGTACACGGCGCCGATCTCCTCGAGCCCCTCCAGAACCGCTCCGACCCCGTGTACCAGCTCATGATCGACCTCGGGCGCAACTACGTCCTCGCGGAAGGTTTCATCCTCAACACCATGGACGCGTTAGAGCATGAGACGCTGCTGGCGTTCAAAGAGCTTTCTGACAAGGGCGTGTACCCGCCAGCATACGCTGTGGGTCCATTCACCCGGCAGCGGTGCCCCGACTCTGACGAGGCCAAGCACAGCTGCTTACGGTGGCTGGACAACCAGCCGGATGGCTCGGTCTTGTACGTGTCCTTCGGCAGCGGCGGCACGCTATCCACGGCGCAGACGGACGAGTTGGCGGCTGGGCTGGAGGCGAGCAGGCAGAGGTTTCTCTgggtggtgcaccaccccaacgAAAAGGACAGCAGCGCGGCCTACCTCGGCACTGCCGCTACCGATGCCGACCCGCTGAGCTACCTGCCCGAAGGGTTCGTCGAGAGGATGAGCGGCATAGGGCTCCTTGTGCCACTGTGGGCGCCGCAGGTGGAGATCCTTAACCACGTCGCCGTGGGAGGGTTCATGTCTCATTGCGGATGGAACTCCACGCTGGAGAGCGTGGCGGCGGGCGTGCCGATGGTGGCGCGGCCGCTGTACGCCGAGCAGAGGTTGAACGCGGCGATGCTGTCGTCAGAGCGGGTGGGCGTGGCGTTGTGGGAGAGACCTTCCTTGGGTAAGGACGGAGCGGTTGTCCCGTGGGAGGAGGTGGCGGTGCTGGTCAAAGAGCTTATGGAAGGGAA